One window of Nicotiana tomentosiformis chromosome 11, ASM39032v3, whole genome shotgun sequence genomic DNA carries:
- the LOC104104880 gene encoding glycine-rich cell wall structural protein 1.8: MAKVKAFSFLVFLVFSNFVVMSESRVARMDLGLDLGGVGVGLGVGIGLGLGGGSGSGAGAGSGSGSGSSSSSSSSSSSSSSSTGGGGGGSEAGSSAGSYAGSRAGSGSGNRGGSGGRGYGGGYGGGHGGGDGGN, translated from the coding sequence ATGGCTAAGGTGAAGGCTTTTtcctttcttgtttttcttgttttttCAAATTTTGTTGTAATGTCTGAAAGTCGAGTGGCAAGGATGGATTTGGGATTGGATTTGGGTGGTGTAGGAGTTGGTCTTGGTGTTGGGATTGGCTTAGGGTTAGGTGGTGGAAGTGGTTCAGGTGCCGGTGCAGGTTCAGGTTCAGGATCAggatcaagttcaagttcaagctcgAGCTCAAGTTCTAGTTCATCTTCGACTGGTGGAGGTGGTGGTGGTTCAGAGGCAGGCTCATCTGCCGGGTCATACGCTGGATCAAGAGCCGGTTCTGGATCTGGAAACCGAGGTGGATCAGGTGGTCGTGGTTACGGAGGTGGATACGGCGGAGGGCATGGTGGAGGAGATGGTGGTAACTAA